The genomic region CATTTACTTTATCTGATAATAGTATTGGAACATCggatttttgttgttggtggATTTTTCATGTTATGTCTTTTTACATCCTTTTAGTTTCAACTTTTCTGAGtctcattttttatatatttccattttaagcAATACATAATTGGGTTTTAATTTTTGTAgccaatatactttttttttgtttgcttttgttaaaTTAGTGTATTTAgtccatttacttttttctttttatcaaggCTGCTTCGGGTTTATTTTGCACTTGGTGAATGGTTACATGTGTCAAGGAAGCTCACTGTGGCTTGGAGAGCAGAGTGGGGTTCCCTCAACTTTCTTTTTGGTGTTTTGCTTTGTTGACATAAAAAGAACCCAACTACTTCTGCTTACTGCAGCTTTCCTAGTCTGCCGGGTGGGGCGGACTGAGCCTGGAGCCTCCGGAAGGATGGCGGCCGGTGGTGGCAGTGACAGAGCCTTGCCCTCAGGAAAGGGGTCCCCCATGGCTTGGCCGGGCTGGCGGCCGGGCTGCTTCCTCTCCAGGTCACGTGCGATCATGCTGCTGGAGGCCTGGGGGGATTCCGAGTGCTCTGGGGACTCCAACACAGTGGCCATAAACGGGAGGGTGGACTTCCTGAAGAAGCAGCTTGCCCGCCAGTGACTTGGGTCAGCCTAGAGGAGACCAGGGTGCTGGGGAGTGGCTTTGCCTGGGTACTCGGTCCTTCCGCAGGAGCTGTTCTTGGACGTGGAAGCCAGGCGACACTGGTAGTAGTTGTGGGTGGGCACGAGCGAGCCGCTGGAGGGGATGGCTGCCATGCTCTTGCGTGTGGGCTGATGGAAACCTCAGAGGCTTCCGCTGATGGGCCCCGGTGTGCGATTTCGGGGGAGGGGGCGAAGGGTCGCTAGGTCATGGAGCCCATTTGCCCAGGGAACCGCTCTACCACAGAGAGCCAGCGCCGGGGTGGGGAtggtccatttacatttaatagaaTTTGTCCCATGCCCTCTATGTTACCTTTTCTCTCtattcttgccttcttttggattaatcaaGCATTTTATGTTATTCCCATTAATTTTTACCTTTACTACCTTACTAATtacatattcttattttattcttttagtggtAACTGTAGGAATTACAAAATGCATCTTTGACTATTTTAAGTTGTGCTTTTAACACTTTAAGACTATTTCAGAGTTTATGGAACACCTTaattcccttttcccctttcctgTCTCTTGTGTCACGTATGCTAGTTCTATGTTGTTTTAAATTCCCatactattatttttgttttgtgcacCTAATGTGTGTTTAAACTTAAGTACATATTTACCTTTTTGgttgctctttattttttcctgcatTTAGTATTTCTATctgggattatttttcttttgcctgaaaAATTTTAGTGATTTCTTTCAGTGAAGTTCTGCTGGCA from Choloepus didactylus isolate mChoDid1 chromosome 1, mChoDid1.pri, whole genome shotgun sequence harbors:
- the PPDPF gene encoding pancreatic progenitor cell differentiation and proliferation factor; this translates as MAAIPSSGSLVPTHNYYQCRLASTSKNSSCGRTEYPGKATPQHPAASSGSPPSRLWPLCWSPQSTRNPPRPPAA